The DNA segment ACTATATATTCATTGAAGACCAGTTCTATAAACAGAGATTAAGTCTGGTTTTATCATttggtttattataattataatattgatGAGAACCAGTAAAGCAAATCTCGTTGATGCTAAAGCTATATTGCCATCTGCTGGTTAGAAATGGAAATGCCACAATTTATTCAAACAATAGCTCCGACAGTGGCCTAACATTTAATACTGGACTGATTTCACCACTTTCTGGGATACCAAaactacaaagaaaaaaatcattaatgaaacTGACAAAGTCAACTAATAATATGATATCCTCAGGAGCAAGCctgttaatttatttgattaaagaCAATACTACTTTGGTGACTAATGATGACTAATTATAGTCTAATGTTTTGGTACCTTGACACAGAGCAGATGCAGCTCTAAAGCAACTGTGTATTTGTACATACCTACAACTCTGTAATGCCTACTTCCATATTTAAGTAAGATatgttatctttattttttcgaTATCTTTGGTAAGATAAAACAGAAGAGCATAGATATGTTTGTTGACTAAAAGTCCAAAGGGTGAAAAAGGTGTGGTTAGAGTGCGGATGGAGCCgtttaaattaatgtaaatgtcaCCTGCCGGTCATAAGGAAGTGAGCAGACAACAAAAAGGCATCTGTTCTGATAATAACTGTGAAAAAATCTACTTGATTGgaatatacaattaaaatggACACATGGAAATCAATATTTTGTGGCAATGGAGTACTACTGCTGTCAGGTACTTTGTAATATCATCATGTTATtcttaaaatctgtaaagctgctttgagacaatgtcaattgtgaaaagcactatagaaataaactagaCTTGACATGTATCAGAAAAAGAATTAGCACTTTATTACtggatataaatattattatcatatatttACCTTAATCCAATTTTTTATGGAGCCCTTAACCCTTTTATGAAGAATTAACAAGTATAACAACTATTGAAATGGTagtaaatattacattattctttatggtaatatattattattattattattattattattattattattattattattattatattaaatacataatattatattatttaattaattgtacTTTGGGTATGACTGGTTATTGTGATAGTTGAGAGACAACAGAAAATTCACTCATTCAaatgcatacaaaaaaatactttactTAGGAGGTATACTATATTGCTTTGTAACACTCAGGACATGAACGACACAGGTAAATACACTCAGTGCATTATgaatatattgttataaatatattttatatatctcaTATTAATGGATTAATTTTGTACATGATAATATATTcattacaaataatatatttgttatGAATTATATTGAATTTATATTGAACTTCTCTCTGTGCTGCACACCTTAATTAGCTTCAAAGACTTTTATAAggataatattatttatatatgctatttattaaaatgcaggAGTGACTGTGTAATGTGTGGGTGTTGCACTTGTATAGGTGTATTAGGTTTGTATTAACACTTTGTGCCTACTTAATAACTTTATTAGTTATGCATACTATGTTACCTTGGTATAATGGTATACCCTGATATATAATTCTGCATagatataaatatgcaaaaacaatatttaaggcagtgtgtgtgtgttgatcatCATCTAACCATTCAGCAGTAGGCCCTTTCTAACTACAGGACCAGTGCTGAAATTATAATATTAGTTGATGGATTGTTTCTCAACCAAGCAGTGACATATTGAATCCCCAACAACAATGTTGTTTTCTCATACAAGTGCCACATACTCTACTATAATAGAAGCCAAAGAAATTGTGGAGTGTTATAGATGGGATACAGTCAGTTATTAGATAACTGACTGCAACCTATGTTTGGTAgacattttaaattatgtaaaataagaatgatagaatgatattattgtacaatatattttaaaagaagtacataaaaatatttttatatattgctGGTTTTATCTTGTTACGAATGCTACAGATGTGCGTTTGTTTAAATAACAGCTGATCGAATAGgatcacaaaataaaatgttggttGTTATACTGAAATTTTATACAAAAGCACTAGTAgacatatgcaaaaaaaaagaaagacagtaaGAAACACCATGTGTCCTGTTATTTCCCATTTTCTGAAAAAAGGTCACCTTTTCTATTAAGAACATAAAATATAGTGGAGACTGATTCAGTagataatttacatttttataaacatattttctGATAATCTGGctactgaaaataaatgagtcaatttttttgctgtgtgtttgtgttttgtatagtgatTTGTGCTACTCTTGGATTGCAAGTGACTATTCCACAGTCCATGTATGAAGCCGCTCGAGGCGATGAAGTGATCATAACGTGCAGTTTTCAGCCTAAAAATCCTGTGAACCGACTCATTATAATCTCATGGACTGGTGAAGCTGATGGGTCATTTGATGATGAAGGGGTATGAAACATCCTCTATATCTGTACAAGAATATAGAGGcaattgcattaattagaaaACAATTAGGCCTTTTCTTTTAGGCATACAGGGTGACataaatgtacttttaaaataagacacatttttctttctttctactacAGATTTCTTTTGGGACTTTCTATTCTGATGATGGTCATGTAGATATCAATGCAATGTATGAAGGCAAAGTCCAGATTGAAAGTGATGTCAGCAAAAAAGTGTCAAATTTAATATTGAAGCAAGTCACTTTGCGAGAAAGCAGACGCATCAAATGTATTGTCCAGATTCCTGGTGACACAGAGGGACGAACGTCAGATTCCACCTCACTTGTGGTTCTGGGTGAGAAAGCTTTAATCATATTTGCCTAGTTTCTTTTTACAGCATTCATAAAGAGGGTATAAGAGCAtacatgttaaaataaaaacaccgtAGCTATGAGCATGATGTGTTTTCCCTCATGTGCActgttgttttttctgttcGACAGTTGCACCATCAAATCCTGTCTGTAAGATTAAAGGCACTGCAGAATATGGACAGAATATCAGCTTGAGCTGTGTCTCTGAAGAGGGATCCCCAACTCCCACCTACCAGTGGCAGAGCTATGATGTCAAAAACATCCCTAGATTATTTCCACCCAAAACCACTGAAAGTacgtgtttgtttttacaaattatCATGCCCTAGTTACTGCAACTCTCATACAGTGAATGTTTTAATCTACTTTTTATGTGATATAAAATGCCAGTTTttgtgatgcaaaaaaaaaaaaattaaacaagataaaccatataatatatttttaccttaaatgtaatataacaagcaacaaaattcaaataaaaacaaaaaacaaatagaaacattttaaggtagaataaagaaagaaaaataatttataatcaaTAATCTGTTTGCATAatccattcttcttcttcttctttcgccttctcccattaggggtcgccacagtggatcattcgtctacatacccccctgtcctctacatctgcctctttcaccccaactacctgcatgtcttccctcaccacatccataaacctcctccttggccttcctcttttcctccttcttagtggctccatcctcagcattctcctaccgatatacctcatgtccctcctctgcacatgtccaaaccatctcaatcgctcctctctcactttgttttcaaaacatcctacatgcgctgtccctctaataaactaataaacaaaaacctcaacatcttcagctttgctacctccagctccacctcctgtcttttactcaataccactgtctctaaaccatacaacatcgcaggtctcaccacagtcctataaactttcttgcagacactcttctatcacaaatcactcctgccactcttctccacccactccaccctgcctgcactcttttcttcacttctctaaaacactctccattactttgcatgtTTGCATAATCCACaattctaaaaatatatttggcACAAAACAGCTTTTCACCCAAAGAACACCATGTACATGAAGATAAATGGTGTTGGTTGCATCATACTGTGGAGCTGCTTCTCTTCAGCTGGGCCTAGGGCTATAATCAAAAGGGAATAATGGATAGTTCCAACCAGCTATTTTGGCATAAAACCTGCAGGCGTCTGTTAGACAGggaaagatgaagaaaaatgcTTACCTTCCAGAACATAACAACCCAAACCACAAATCCGATTCAACACTGGAAAGGTCTTAACAGGAAATTATTGTTTTGGAACCGTCCAGTCAGAGCTCAAGTTCTCAAACCTGTGACTTGGGGGAAATAAATGGGAGATTTCCTCACAATGTAGCAAATCTGGAATGTGAAAAACGTCAAATCAAGATGTGCTACATTGATAGACTCTAACCCCAATAGACTGAGTGCTGTATCACAAACAAAATAGGTGTTAACaaagtactttttaaaaataatctcCACCTTctgggaaatatttttttactagattttagagATATTAAAGGAGCATTAATGAGGTCAGGCAGTGATATTGGGTAAAGCATGTGGTTagtgttccagtttatcccaaaggcaTTCATTAGGGTAGAGGTCAGGGATCAGCACACACACCGCTTGAGTTCTTCTACTCCATCCATGGCAAACTATGTGTTCATAAATTTTACTTTATGCATAGTTCAATTGTCATATTTAAACAAGTTTGGGCTTGACCACTTAATTTAAGTAAAGGAAATTGAAATGCTACaacatacaaagacatcctatacaattgtgcagTCCCAACTGCAGGATCATTTTGGGGATGATCTATATATAAGTGTGATAGTGAAGTGTGTACAAACATTTGCCCCTTTAGTGCATTGGGTTATGATCACTAATCCAACCTGGTTActgtacacattttctttttcatctgaCTTTTGTTGCTGTAtcccatttaaaaaaacaaatagataatTTGGATTCATTTTCATGCATCACAAAAACATATACTTTTTGCAGGAGTGTGTACATTGATATCATCCTCTGTACAATGTATACAGTTGTGAAATACTTTTATTTCCTCCAGAGGATGGAGTGCTTTCCCTGTTCAATGTATCCATGGACACATCAGGTTACTACATTTGCACGTCAACCAATAAGATTAATTCCGCAAAGTGCAACCTCACCTTGTCAGTCATGCCATGTGAGTGCTTTATGACTTCATAGATCTTTTCAGAGCTGCGTTTCCCAAAAGCATAAAACATACACATTTGTATGAAATTTGTTCACACTTACTATTAATGTTTATCTAATTCTGCAGCTACAATGAAAATTGGAGCTACAGCAGGAATTATTGGAGGCTGTATTGCTGGAGTCGCAGTGCTTGTACTCATAATTTACTGTGCCTGTAAAGACAAGCAGAAGCCAGAGGAGTTTGCTATGGagtaagtaaaatatttaactgcttaaccagttatgtttttatccactcaaaaaaaaaaaaaaaagaaacgactgatttcacaaagtgtagttgagtaaaaaataagatatttgactttgaaatgtaattaagataaagtaaaagtctccccaaatggaaatactttagtaaagaacagatatgcgaaaaagctacttaagaaCAGCAACAAATTACACttaatttgttactgttcaccactgctgttttttttttttttttttacaggaacaAAGTTATGTGCTATTTTCACTTAAATATATCTCTTTTATTTAGACCACCAATGGTAGAATACCATGGCATTCCagcagaagagaagaaaggacaTGAAAGGAAAACTAGTATTGAAGGTCACATTGACCAAAGAGAGAGGTATGAGATGAAGGCAGAAAAGGACAGCGATCGTGATTCTAATCATcggtttgatgatgatgatcaacCTCCTGAGATGCATGATGATCACAGGGAAAACTACAGTAGAGATTATAATGGAGACCGCAGAGATTATTATGATGACCGCAAACATCAATACAATGACCAGCATAATAACTATGATGATCGCAGAGGTCAATATGATGATTGTCAATATCGCTCCGATGGCCGAGGTCACTACCGCCAGAACCGATATGATGACCGAAATAGTTTTGATGACCGAAGAGAAGTTTATGATGATCGCCAGGGTCGCTATGACAATCATAGATACCGTTATGCCGATCGTGAGGATCACTATAATGACCACAGAGAGCGTTATGAGCGCCAAGGCCAATATACTGATTGCGATGAACGTTAGAAAGATCATCAGACTTGTGATCGTGACAACGACCAGAGAAATGTACGTCGAGACCTACAATAGATAGCACATAGGAAAATCGTTTACTATTTTCATAAATGGCAgtttttattagttattaatcactgtaaaatatgaaattacattcatataaaattacaggtcaaacttcatttgcatgtacTTATTATTGCGATATTAAAAAAGAGGTTTGAAATGTAGCTTTATATGAATAAACTTTTTGGGctaattgttatttttgtttaattattacattaatcaTTACTAAGCATTCATAGCTCTCCTCTCATTTTAATGCCTTTGTTGTACCCCAGAATAAAGCACAATATAGTTATAATATGATTATGATCATATCTTTATCTTTGAATTCATTTAGAAATCGTTCCAGTTAAATAGAGTAGATAgcaagttaaaaaataaataaattatgcaaTCATGCATAGCGTTGTAGATAACAATATAGCAGTACCTTTTCACATTGTTAGAATAATTATAAAGTATTTCATATACTTTATCTAAATGTATCAGCCTAATGATTCTTTGTAGTTGGGTGCGCCTATTTTAGAAGATGGGTGTTCATACCGTGATgtttaaatatatcttttttttttttacaacgtTTCCCATATAATGTATGTCAATCAAATAAAGTGTGAAACTCTTTAAAGTGTGTAAAcagtcatattttatttataatcgtTTTCATTTAAGATTATTAGTAATCCCTATTTCTTTCCATGTTTACCCCGTTTGTAAAAATGGTACACTCCACTCTCTACTCAAACGTTAATCCATCTGCCTGGAGGACACGAGTATGAGGGGAACCACGGTGTGAGGAAAAAAGTCAGATCAGATCTATTAGCGggatatttatttgtttttatttgaacaatGAGATTTGTTTTAAATCACTGGATTCCAGTCGTGTTTATTTCGGGTAAGTCTTTCAAACTATTTACTGAAGAAGAGGTACAAGTTGAGAAGTGAGCAACAGGTTGATCCCAGATTTTACTGAGTGTTTTTATACTCATGGGTTATGTGTGTTTCTGAGATCAAGTCACAGATTTTGTGCTTAAGTTGGCTTATAATGTAAttgtaaaaacaacaataacaacaaacttttttttggtaCACATTTCCATACCAGACACTCCTGTGCTGACCCTAAAGTCAATATGCTTTAGTGAGAATAGAGGAAGCAATAATGCCCCAGGCTGAGAGACTGCAGGAATGTGTCTCCAATGTATCACATCTGTCTTAGAGGTGATAAATGCAACACATGATACAATGTTTGATTTTGATTTCCTGTGTCTCTTGATAAATACATGACTTGCTTTCAAAAGAATGGAAAAATCTCACCTATGGGATATGGCTAGTACCCTGACCTACTTTGTTGATTTCAGTAGCCTGgtcagattattaaaaaaaagggtggATTTGAGTGTCATGCTGTTAGAGATTTAAAAtggttatttaatttttttgaaggttattattattttttgcttgtATTAACAAGTGAAGCAAATCTGCTCGTTCTTTACTTAACTATTCTTTAAGTAACGGTTTTGTtcaaatctctttttttctttcccggGTGCTCCCTGGGCGAGTTGGTTTATCTTATTGGTGGGTTTTAAATACCCCCCTTCCTTTTGCTTTCGGGGCTTATTGGGTGGGGGTTCTTCGTACTGATGAACAATGAATCAGGCTGACAACAAAAGGACAGGGAGATGGTCTTTACAGCCCTGGCTAGGAGTCTCTGAGAATGGTGGTTACTTCAGAGGTCAGCTGTAGTCTGATGAATGTTGAGTGGGGTTTTGACCGGTTCTTTTAAATGCAACAGAGCATTAAAAAAGACTGTAATCTTTATTCCAGGGTGCACCTTTTTTAATTGTGAAATATGGCTTCAGAGTTATGTAGAGACTGAGTGTAAGTGCCTTGCCCCTGTTATTTCCTCTTGTTTAGGAATGTTTAGATCTCAACAGCACCACTACACCCAGATGAACAGCAGACCGTGAACTCTTTTTAGATTGACAAACCCCCTACCTTACTctccccctacacacacacacactcacactcacactcacacacacacacacacacacacacacacacacacagggtcaggAATTTTACCGAATTTTACAGACAGGAAAAAACtgacattctctctctctctctctctctctctctctctctctcacacacacacacacacacacacacacacacacacacacacagaccaccaAACAgatcctcttttttattttgtccagCTTGCTATAAGGTAGTCTCCCACACAGCTGGGCAAATACATGTACAGTTTCTCatggtctacacacacacacacagtggatgACTAGACCGAAATGTTATTAGGTATTTGTGCTTTCATGttatcttttttcatttcttttgaaAAGAGGATTTAGTTTGAAATAAAGATAGAAGCCAAGCTTCTGTCTTATTTCAGCATAATGTATGGACAAGAGCAGAATCAGAGCACAGGATTCCCAGTTTAGTAGGTAATAGTTTATTATAGTAGTTTAAAAGATGATACAGGTCAAAAGTGTAAACTGAAAAGCTGATATTAAATATACTggatatttaaaatacattctcTTGAATTgtcgctgttttttttatttaaagcagtaagctttttttttttttaccattcttATGAATCCCAAACtactttattttgttgtattaaaCTGCTACTAAATTTGACACttccactcttttttttttccagtgttgaCTTGCGACTGTGTTCATGTGACCATAAAGGATGATAAGAAGTTTGCCATGCTGTTTTCCTCTGTGGTCCTGCAGTGCCATTACAATACCCACTCCATCAATCCACCTGTGGTGCAGTGGTTATATAAGTCCTACTGTACAGACCGAACTAGAGAGTCATTTACCTTCTCTGAGACTCTGGGAGTCCATGGCTCTAAGCTGGGGCCCAAAAGCCACTTAGATTGCTCTGATGAAAGTCGCACTGTCCAAATCATGGCTTCCAAACAAGGAAACTCCTTGAACCTGGCCAAGCAATATCAAGGCAGAGATATCACCATTATCAACAGTAATGTATCCTAATCTTGCTATTTGCATCATATTATATTCGcagcaaatatttataaatcaatAGCATTTTGGTGTTTCTATCATTTTAAAAAGGTTAATTTATACACAATGGCAGGTAAAGATGCGTGTTTAGTACCCAGGTATGGGTTTAAATTGAATAAGAATAAAACAGCAATTCTTACTATGTTCCAGACAGGATGTAATTTGTAGGGCAGTACTAAATTTAATGACTTTAAAGGAGAGGGCTGGCCTAGTCAGTGACTAATCATTGACATCCTGAAAGGGGAACTAATCAGCTAGAGGAGTTTTGGTTTAAATTCATTTTAGCTAGAATTGTGTACTATTAGCGAAATCTTTTGGtgaatcacatttaattttctataagtttcaatataaatataattcaaaaCACATGTAGTGTCTTTGTCTTGATTGGGGTTGTGTGCGTAATCTGTCTTTGCAGGAAACACAGGCAATTGTGTTGTACTTTTCCTGTTCCCTAAATAGGGCACAGTTTTTTTCTGGGCTACACAATGGTCAGATGCTGGCCTCAATGAGGAATACTTCAGCTCTCCTGTTCCTCACAAAACAACCCCCACATAACTCCttatcaaaaaacaaacacaatcccCCATGCTCTTACTAAACAAGCATTTGTGCCACCTTCACCTAGCAGCAAAGCACAGGTCAAGTTATGCATAGGTCATGAGTTGAATTTGTACATTATAGcgtataataatatttatatttcaattgaaaaataaatatcaaaaatgGTGTATAAAGGATTTCCTCAGGGCTACAGACTAAAGTTTACCAAAATGCTCTTGTTGTTCAGAAGCAGACCTGCGTATTGGAGAGCTGCATTGGGGTGACAGCGGCGTGTATGTATGTCAGGTGTTCAGTGGTGATGACCTGGAAGGCAGGAATGAAGGCCAGGTGGAGCTTCTGGTGCTGGGTGAGTCATATCCTCCACAAAACTCACCAAAGCTGCAAATCCACATATTAAAAGTGCTACAGATTTAAATAGTTAGGTATTTACTGTAGGTATTTAAAATAGCTATGTAGCTTTGTTGCTACACCACAGAGCTGATGAATTCTCTAATTTTGTTGGTATAATAGTAAGAACTTGTTTTGCAGATGTTTCTGAAAGTCATCTATTAATGGTTAAATATAAGATATGGTGTTCTTggtacataaaatatttttctattattatttttttcattttcataaacaTATCACTGTGGTATAAAACAGCCTCTGtcatgttttataatttatatacctTGGATTCAGCACAATAACAATTAGGTTATTATAAACTTAATATAGCTtacaaatatgtaataaatgcatATGATGCTGCTGTTTTACTGTTGACTGTAATACACATGAAGATAAAAGTTACTAGGATCTCAACAGAAAAGCATTAGTCCTTTTATCTGAGTGAGCAAAATTCCTGCAAGAGTGGGAGGGTTATTCTCTACACTCTTTCAAAATCACAGTGATACTAACCAATAGTGGCTCCTGTATGCAGAACAAGGTAGATAGCACTGTACTGACTCTAGCACAATAAGCACATTTTGAAAGATGTGGTTAGTGGATTTTACACGCCAGAGGAAGCaccataataacctccaccctCCTTTGTCAGCAAGTGTGGTTGAGTTGACTGGTGAGCAAAATGTACATAATGTTTGTGCAGTGTTACATAATAATCAATATTAAATATGGCATAGGTTTTTTTATTGGCCTTTTTAAACTTGAAATTGACAGAACATAGTATGTCTAACAGTATGACTCGGTAATTATGAGTCATGGTAAGCAATGATGGTTGAGAACAGCTATAATGAAGACCTTTGGGAACAACATTTTGCTAAATTAAATCTTGGGTTTCAGGCATAGCTTGTAAGCTTGTGTATTTtggtagtgtgtgtttgttgtgtctagatgtgtgtataatgaaaACTGCTTGTTTATGCCAGGGTTTGAATTCCTAAGTGCTTTTTCAAGGGCTTCCATGGTAACGGCTGAATGGCGCATGCCTCTCAACAGGGATCTGTTTCTTAATAAGAGACTCCTTTGTTCATCTCTTTCCTCTAAGGTCACTCGTATCTTAAGTGCAAGACCATGtgccaaaaaaatgaaaaactgcaGGGATGCTTTGGTTGTTTGGTGCTATGTGACTGCAGAGGTTAAAATTCTGCCTGCTAAACAAAGGAAGGGTTCCAGCCCCCTTGCCAGACAACATACATATAATTTATAGGCATGAGTATTATAAGCCACTCTTaactgttgctttttttttttttttttatgtgcaatgGGCATGTCATAACCTCTTGTTTATTGGCAAATGAAGAAGGAGATGATGGAGAAAAAGACTtacagataaacagatagaAAAAATAGAGCACAATGTAGTCTGCGGAGAATGCAATGAGTCTATTGTGGACGCTAAGTAAGATGATTGTAATGGGGTTTGGTAGAGGAGGGGAAATTGAAATATGTATCCAAGGAACGTTTCATTTGTAGTGTACAGATTAAGTCCAAACCTCAATAACTCAGAAACAACTAGGCTTATATACAATGTGTGGAAAAGGTTTATttcttacagaaataaaaagctaTGTTGCCTcaataaatattcaaatttaaataGCTGGACCATGTTCAGAaataaatcttcataaaatattttccagTAAAGGGAGTCTCATTAGTGAACTGCTGGACTAAAAGATTGGTCTGAATTACAGTCATTTGCAATGTGGTATCCCTGAGGATTCAACTTTGGACCTGACACTCCCTCATTCTTATCTGCCTACTTGTTTCATGCTTCCCCCTTTCTGTTCTGCTGCTTTTCTCTGACTCTTAAATCACTCTTCTGTGTGTTGGTTTTATAAAAGTGCCTGTACAAGAGAAATCCTAGTGCCTGAGTACTCCTTCAACGCTTCCTAACTTTGCTAAGTCAGCACAGCCAGTTTAACGGATTAAAATCTGTCCACCTACAGAGTCTTTGCATGCTCAATGAAGTTGTAATTACTTCTGCAACTGCATCATTTAAAGCAATATACTTGAAACATAATggtttatgtatattttactgATGACATTTTCTtctgtaatgtacagtatattaacccaattttattttaagttgaGATTGAAACTTTGGCTACTTCAGTACGCCCCACATTTTTTAATCTATGCTTGTTGTAAACATGTTCTCATGCAGTAAGTTTGCATAATTTCCATGGTGCTAATTAGACAGTGATTCAAAAACCTTCTACCACCAAACCTAGCTTGCACTGTTACTGTGGCATTGGTGTACCCAAACCTCTTTTTTGTCTGATAGCTGCTAAGTCAGAATggtttattaaattaaactttgTTAAACTTTGCTAAGTTTTAATAAACTTAGCaaagtttattaaattaaactttggctttaattttataaatttcTATTTCTAGTATGTTGTGATTTCTCTTACTAGTAATTGTACTTATGCCAGCTAAGAAAGTTTTACACATCTTATCATTTTTTGTATGCATATAATGTACtgttctgtataaaaaaaaaaaagaaaaataattatagcCAAAGAAATTATATTCGTGTAAACTATTTTGAGTTTATGTTGTTAATGTCTAACAAACTTGTCATATAAGACACTCACGTGCATGTTTTGCTTAGCTGCATTCACTCCTGCATGTAATTATGTTTAAACTGTAAGGTAGCTGTAATATTGCGTCGTGCTATAATTAGCCACCTTAACAGAGAGTAGTGTCTGCCTCCTAACCTCCATTACATGACTACATTACACAATGAGCTTCCAAAATGGCATTAAAAGCATACTTTATTCACCTGACTGCCTTGCACTGCTTAAATACATGGATAATTGCAAACATTAATCGATCTCTCTTTATACCTACTTACTTTCTTTTGATTTCTGTTCACACATTTTTGATCCTATTCGTTTTTCCAAGCTTACATTCTTAttttagatgaaaaaaaatcagatcttGCATCCATATGATTGTAAAtagttacaataaaaaaaaaaacagctttgccTTAATTTTCCGCATTAGTAATCTCTGATCCTTACTCTTTCTTTAATCGCATTCCTTGCATGTATCTTAGCCTTTTGCCTAGACGTCTGAGCTTTCAGCTGCTGCTCACCTGTGCGCCTCTCATCTCTGCAGGTAAGACAGGTGTGCAGAATGACGTCCTACCTGAGTTTGAGCTGGAGATTATGCCAGGTAGGGTGGCTTTGTTGCTCTCTGTTCGTCTGCCATCTAAAACTctatttccttttctctctggcACTGGTTCTGTTAGAacaatgttttcattatttccTCTACTTT comes from the Silurus meridionalis isolate SWU-2019-XX chromosome 3, ASM1480568v1, whole genome shotgun sequence genome and includes:
- the gpa33b gene encoding cell surface A33 antigen, translated to MDTWKSIFCGNGVLLLSVICATLGLQVTIPQSMYEAARGDEVIITCSFQPKNPVNRLIIISWTGEADGSFDDEGISFGTFYSDDGHVDINAMYEGKVQIESDVSKKVSNLILKQVTLRESRRIKCIVQIPGDTEGRTSDSTSLVVLVAPSNPVCKIKGTAEYGQNISLSCVSEEGSPTPTYQWQSYDVKNIPRLFPPKTTEKDGVLSLFNVSMDTSGYYICTSTNKINSAKCNLTLSVMPSTMKIGATAGIIGGCIAGVAVLVLIIYCACKDKQKPEEFAMEPPMVEYHGIPAEEKKGHERKTSIEGHIDQRERYEMKAEKDSDRDSNHRFDDDDQPPEMHDDHRENYSRDYNGDRRDYYDDRKHQYNDQHNNYDDRRGQYDDCQYRSDGRGHYRQNRYDDRNSFDDRREVYDDRQGRYDNHRYRYADREDHYNDHRERYERQGQYTDCDER